In Dromiciops gliroides isolate mDroGli1 chromosome 4, mDroGli1.pri, whole genome shotgun sequence, one DNA window encodes the following:
- the APOBEC2 gene encoding C->U-editing enzyme APOBEC-2, whose translation MAEKEEAAAAAAAAAPQNGEGDSDNLDDPEKLKELIELPPFEIVTGERLPVNYFKFQFRNVEYSSGRNKTFLCYVVEVQGKDGQGQMSRGYLEDEHAGAHAEEAFFKTILPTFDPALRYNVTWYVSSSPCAACADRISSTLSKNKNLRMLLLVGRLFMWEEPEIKAALKKLKEAGCKLRIMKPQDFEYVWQNFVEQEEGESKAFVPWEDIQENFLYYEEKLAEVLH comes from the exons ATGGCTGAGAAagaagaagctgctgctgctgctgctgctgctgctcctcaaAATGGAGAGGGGGACTCTGACAACCTGGATGACCCGGAGAAACTGAAGGAGCTGATTGAGTTACCGCCCTTTGAGATCGTCACAGG GGAACGGCTTCCTGTCAATTATTTTAAGTTTCAGTTCAGGAATGTGGAATACAGCTCTGGACGGAACAAGACCTTCCTGTGCTATGTGGTGGAAGTCCAGGGCAAGGACGGCCAAGGCCAGATGTCCCGGGGCTACCTGGAGGATGAGCATGCAGGAGCCCATGCAGAAGAGGCCTTTTTCAAAACCATCCTGCCCACCTTTGACCCTGCCCTTCGCTACAATGTCACTTGGTACGTCTCCTCCAGCCCTTGTGCAGCCTGTGCAGACCGTATCTCAAGCACcctgagcaaaaacaaaaaccttaggaTGCTCCTTTTGGTGGGTCGGCTCTTCATGTGGGAAGAGCCTGAGATCAAGGCTGCCTTGAAGAAGTTGAAGGAAGCAGGATGCAAGCTACGGATCATGAAGCCCCAGGACTTCGAGTATGTGTGGCAGAATTTCGTGGAGCAAGAAGAGGGAGAGTCGAAGGCCTTTGTGCCCTGGGAGGACATTCAGGAGAACTTCCTTTACTATGAGGAGAAGCTGGCTGAGGTCCTGCACTGA
- the OARD1 gene encoding ADP-ribose glycohydrolase OARD1, producing the protein MASSPDEDPGENRIVYVKGDLFACPQTDSLAHCISEDCRMGAGIAVLFKKKFGGVQELLNQQKKSGEVAVLKRDERYVYYLITKKRASHKPTYENLQKSLEAMKTHCLKNGVTDLSMPRIGCGLDRLQWEKVSAMIEEVFEGTDIRITVYTL; encoded by the exons ATGGCCAGCAGCCCTGATGAAGATCCAGGAGAGAACAGA ATTGTGTATGTGAAAGGGGACCTTTTTGCATGCCCCCAAACAGACTCATTGGCCCACTGCATCAGTGAGGATTGTCGAATGGGTGCTGGGATAGCTGTTCTCTTCAAAAAGAAGTTTGGAGGGGTGCAGGAGCTCTTGAATCAAC aaaagaaatctgGAGAAGTGGCAGTGTTAAAGAGAGATGAAAGATATGTATACTACCTG attACAAAGAAGAGAGCTTCTCATAAGCCGACTTATGAAAACTTGCAAAAGAGTCTAGAGGCCATGAAAACCCATTGTCTGAAGAATGGGGTTACTGACCTCTCCATGCCTAG gatTGGATGTGGTCTTGACCGGCTACAGTGGGAGAAAGTCTCGGCAATGATTGAAGAGGTGTTTGAGGGCACAGACATCAGGATTACTGTATATACTCTCTGA